From a region of the Saccharomyces paradoxus chromosome IV, complete sequence genome:
- the SSF2 gene encoding rRNA-binding ribosome biosynthesis protein (Protein required for ribosomal large subunit maturation~similar to YDR312W) has product MAKRRQKKRTHAQITPEQEQGIPKSMVIRVGLTSLANHSLNQLVKDFRQIMQPHTAIKLKERKSNKLKDFVVMCGPLGVTHLFMFTQSERTGNVSLKIARTPQGPTVTFQVLGYSLGKDIKKFLKRPKSLNNDDVLNPPLLVLNGFSTTKKSGENDQDVNVEKVIVSMFQNIFPPLNPARTSLNSIKRVFMINKDRETGEISMRHYFIDIREVEISRNLKRLYRAKNNLSKTVPNMHRKEDISSLILDHDLGAYTSESEIEDDAIVRVVDNQDVKAKHSQSSKPQRTPVEKSDIKGHQKETEEEDVEMEGPKFSETPQPTPRKKAIKLTELGPRLTLKLIKIEEGICSGKVLHHEFVQKSSEEIKALERRHAAKMRLKEQRKKEQEENIAKKKAVKDAKKQRKLERRKARAAEEGEDQEKGDAMSDDKSSSSGDEHYSDVPEDLDSDLFSEVE; this is encoded by the coding sequence atgGCCAAGAGAAGGCAAAAGAAGAGAACGCATGCGCAGATCACACCCGAGCAAGAACAGGGTATTCCTAAGTCGATGGTAATCAGAGTGGGTCTGACTTCATTGGCTAACCATTCTCTGAACCAATTAGTAAAGGATTTCCGCCAAATTATGCAACCTCACACGGCTATAAAGTTGAAAGAGCGGAAGTCCAATAAACTGAAGGATTTCGTTGTTATGTGTGGCCCATTAGGTGTTACTCATCTTTTCATGTTCACCCAATCTGAAAGGACGGGAAATGTCTCACTAAAGATAGCTAGAACTCCACAAGGTCCTACCGTTACCTTTCAAGTATTGGGCTATTCTCTGGGTAAAGATATCAAGAAGTTTTTGAAGAGACCAAAATCGTtgaataatgatgatgtaTTAAATCCTCCATTGCTAGTCCTGAATGGGTTTTCCACCACCAAAAAATCTGGTGAAAATGATCAGGATGTAAACGTGGAAAAGGTCATTGTTTCCATgttccaaaatatttttccaCCTCTAAATCCGGCAAGAACTTCTTTGAATTCTATTAAGCGTGTGTTTATGATCAATAAGGACAGAGAAACGGGGGAAATTTCTATGCGCCATTACTTCATTGATATCCGAGAAGTGGAGATCTCTAGGAATCTAAAAAGGCTTTATAGGGCCAAAAACAATTTAAGTAAAACTGTGCCGAATATGCAtcgaaaagaagatatttcttctttgatattaGATCACGACTTAGGCGCCTATACATCAGAatctgaaattgaagatgatgctATTGTGAGGGTAGTAGATAATCAGGATGTGAAGGCAAAGCATTCTCAAAGTTCGAAGCCGCAAAGAACGCCGGTCGAAAAGTCAGATATCAAAGGGcatcaaaaagaaacagaagaagaagatgtaGAAATGGAGGGACCTAAATTCTCAGAAACTCCCCAACCAACTCCACGTAAGAAGGCTATCAAACTAACTGAATTAGGACCAAGATTAACTCTGAAACTGATCAAGATAGAAGAAGGTATCTGTTCAGGTAAAGTGTTGCATCACGAATTTGTTCAGAAATCAAGCGAAGAAATTAAAGCCTTGGAAAGGAGACACGCTGCGAAGATGAGACTCAAggaacaaagaaagaaggaacaagaagaaaacattgcaaaaaagaaggccGTTAAAGACGCTAAGAAGCAACGTaaattggaaagaagaaaagctaGAGCAGCAGAAGAGGGCgaagatcaagaaaaaggtgaTGCTATGAGCGATGACAAGTCTTCATCGAGTGGAGATGAGCATTATAGTGACGTACCAGAGGATCTAGATAGTGATTTATTCAGTGAAGTAGAATAA
- the PIB1 gene encoding phosphatidylinositol-3-phosphate-binding ubiquitin-protein ligase (RING-type ubiquitin ligase of the endosomal and vacuolar membranes~similar to YDR313C), which yields MVIKEDCINNLARWQADEDAQSCFQCKTNFSFLIRRHHCRCCGRIFCSSCTENFVNYNKKRVHPLQKKNSDVESPPYRTCNECYDNLLHLNLLVPSANRDVRLSPILAPPSALSPAALDGNTDEDAEILEDSVDQSGTACRSEERSQNEEDRFCPICNSDLTQFSNEEEAREHVEDCLQRAENAQQHTSTSDAAHDSVKESPAFQNRMLVYKIPLSTADDENLVAIKECPICFENMEPGEKVGRLECLCVFHYKCIKNWFHKKAQMTAAQKGNGHAFVKRNFCPFHDAVF from the coding sequence ATGGTTATCAAAGAGGACTGTATCAATAATCTTGCCAGGTGGCAGGCAGACGAGGATGCTCAGAGCTGTTTTCAATGCAAGACGAACTTTTCGTTCCTGATAAGAAGACACCATTGTAGGTGTTGtggaagaatattttgttcttcttgtaccgaaaattttgtaaacTACAATAAAAAGAGGGTCCATCCCttgcagaaaaaaaatagcgATGTGGAATCACCCCCATATAGAACTTGTAATGAGTGCTATGACAACCTTCTGCATTTAAATCTATTAGTACCCTCTGCCAACAGAGATGTGCGACTATCTCCAATCTTGGCGCCACCAAGTGCGCTTTCACCTGCCGCACTGGATGGCAACACTGATGAAGATGCGGAAATCCTGGAGGACTCGGTAGATCAAAGTGGCACGGCATGCAGAAGCGAAGAAAGATCACAAAACGAGGAAGATCGGTTCTGCCCTATCTGTAATTCAGACCTCACACAGTTTTCTAACGAAGAGGAGGCCAGAGAACACGTAGAGGATTGCTTACAGAGGGCTGAAAATGCCCAGCAACATACAAGTACATCAGATGCTGCACACGACTCCGTAAAAGAAAGCCCTGCGTTTCAAAATAGAATGTTAGTATATAAGATACCGCTCAGTACAGCAGATGATGAAAACCTTGTTGCAATTAAGGAGTGCCCAATTtgctttgaaaatatggaaCCTGGTGAGAAAGTTGGGAGACTAGAATGCTTGTGTGTTTTCCATTATAAATGTATTAAGAATTGGTTTCACAAAAAGGCGCAAATGACTGCAGCTCAGAAGGGAAATGGGCATGCCTTTGTTAAGCGGAACTTTTGTCCCTTCCATGATGCTGTATTTTAA